CTCCGGATTCGGATTTGGTCTTTCTCCCCAGTTTTTCCCGTACCTGTGTCTCGGCGCCATTACCGCACTTGGCGCGCTGCTGTTCTTCAGCCGGCTGCGTAATTCTGAGATGGAACAAAACAGAATTGACTTGAGCCGTTCCACCCTCCTCCCGCTGCTTCTGTTCATGGGAGTGATGGCGCTGGGCTTGTTGCTGATGAGCCTGGTTGGTTATCTGGTAGGTGCCATGGTGCTTGTAGCCGCCTTCATGCTGGCGATGGGTGAGCGAAGGATCAGCTGGATTGTGCCTACGGCGGTGATATGGCCGCTACTGATGTGGCTGTTGTTTGG
This genomic stretch from Halopseudomonas pelagia harbors:
- a CDS encoding tripartite tricarboxylate transporter TctB family protein, whose translation is MLERNLNLWAGLTITVAGLIGIFYLVPNHIGSGFGFGLSPQFFPYLCLGAITALGALLFFSRLRNSEMEQNRIDLSRSTLLPLLLFMGVMALGLLLMSLVGYLVGAMVLVAAFMLAMGERRISWIVPTAVIWPLLMWLLFGVVLGTPLN